In the Silene latifolia isolate original U9 population chromosome 1, ASM4854445v1, whole genome shotgun sequence genome, TATCACTGAATTGGTGCGTGCAGCGAGTGAAAGATGCCTTATACGATGGATATATCACACTACTACTAATCTGTAGCGCCGTCTTATTATGTTGCAGTGCATCAGGTTATAAAAGGCATCCTGACAAAGCTTGCTTTCAAATGAGACTATCTTTCAGTCCAGCCGCTCACTTCTGTCTTTTTCTTGTTCAGTGGGCTGATTGTAACCTTGCTGCTGCTCTTGGATTACTCAGAATTCTGATCTACACGGTATTCATTTCTTGCCGTGTTCTGTCTCTTTGATTCTTTTCCTCTACCTTAGTAGCATCCTTGCCATATGCTTACGGTATTGACTATCGTTTTGGTGGGTGCAGACTTATTCAGATGGGAAAACCACAATGTTTGTACATGAAAAGcaagcaagcattaaagaattTTACGGTGAGTTTTTAATTAAGATGTTTACCGTTACCTGCCAAGAATTTTACTGATGCCCCGTCCTTTTTTTTACTAGGTGTGATTTTCCCTTCACTGCTGCAACTGCAAACAGGAATCACAGAATTTGAAGCAAGGAAACAAAAGGAATTATGCTCTACAAAGTATAGAAGATACAGTCTTCATGAAAGGCGTGAATTCACGAAACTGGAGAAAGAGCTAGAAGAGGAGTGCGGTATATGCATGGAGATGAACGCAAAGGTTGTACTACCAAATTGCTGCCACTCGCTGTGCTTCAAGTGTTACCAAGACTGGTGAGCCCTCTGCTTGATTTTATCCGAAAAGCTGCAATTTTCACAATTTTCACAGGTTCGTCTGTCAGACCGTTGACACCGTCTCACAagttttgtgaatctcatgacAGACCTGTTGCCTGCATTTATATCCTTTTGAAGACAGAAACTAGCGTAAATGACTGAATGAGACTACGACCTGCCTGCAGAATTCAGACCATTAGTCTGCAATTAATTGCAGCAGTACTATTGCATTATTAAGGGTTTTGACTTATGACAGTGAGAGCTAAACTCTGTACTTTTATTTCAGGTATGCTCGGTCCCAATCATGTCCCTTCTGTCGAGAAGCTCTCAAACACGTAAAATCAGATGATCTTTGGATTT is a window encoding:
- the LOC141615711 gene encoding E3 ubiquitin-protein ligase AIRP2-like isoform X2 — encoded protein: MRRNFRESIKALEADIQYANTSASGYKRHPDKACFQMRLSFSPAAHFCLFLVQWADCNLAAALGLLRILIYTTYSDGKTTMFVHEKQASIKEFYGVIFPSLLQLQTGITEFEARKQKELCSTKYRRYSLHERREFTKLEKELEEECGICMEMNAKVVLPNCCHSLCFKCYQDWYARSQSCPFCREALKHVKSDDLWIYIDNKDTVEPTVFMKENMNRLFTYFDKLPLTNSHPSSVHHAEQPCLVHNSVNIHQSTAH
- the LOC141615711 gene encoding E3 ubiquitin-protein ligase AIRP2-like isoform X1, which codes for MRLSFSPAAHFCLFLVQWADCNLAAALGLLRILIYTTYSDGKTTMFVHEKQASIKEFYGVIFPSLLQLQTGITEFEARKQKELCSTKYRRYSLHERREFTKLEKELEEECGICMEMNAKVVLPNCCHSLCFKCYQDWYARSQSCPFCREALKHVKSDDLWIYIDNKDTVEPTVFMKENMNRLFTYFDKLPLTNSHPSSVHHAEQPCLVHNSVNIHQSTAH